A portion of the Hyalangium minutum genome contains these proteins:
- a CDS encoding TIGR02270 family protein, whose translation MAKPPSPPAYRRPPVPWHVLEVHLEEATFLWAQWEHALWAPDYVLGELAQREEQRLLAHIDALVLGGRPVAERLLIPAIQGEEVSAISVASLALLGGEDVDWQKTVLEWLAEGAEELISGIRRGVELSPREELTPALLALVPTLPPNEQAGVLAALRFRQADASEALGKVKLGEDVSLRVEAVRNARFVSRPLGEELVRLGLGDSEPLVRDAALEAGLVLGSRQAWTRCRKLLEAGGEVPRIALLALALGGEAADLEALGAALKDPALRDEALWALGFSGRLTAAELAFENLQAVGDRLAAESFAAITGLPLAAPFIEEEEEGEEDFEEELLEEEEQEAPKAPVAELLPGPEVLPGKVRVDRVDRWWGEARRRFEPSGRYLRGQPLSADLLRAALEGEPLRRRSVLAWELAIRSQGSCQIESRTWTHVQRAQAQKAAGLRSDLLSRSFDRLLNR comes from the coding sequence GTGGCGAAGCCTCCATCACCCCCCGCGTACCGCCGTCCTCCCGTGCCCTGGCACGTGCTGGAAGTCCACCTCGAAGAGGCCACCTTCCTCTGGGCTCAATGGGAGCACGCGCTGTGGGCGCCGGACTACGTGCTGGGCGAGCTCGCTCAGCGCGAGGAGCAGCGCCTGCTGGCCCACATCGACGCGCTCGTGCTCGGCGGCCGGCCGGTGGCCGAGCGGCTCTTGATTCCCGCCATCCAGGGTGAGGAGGTGAGCGCCATCAGCGTGGCGTCCCTGGCGCTGCTCGGCGGTGAGGACGTGGACTGGCAGAAGACGGTGCTTGAGTGGCTCGCCGAGGGCGCTGAGGAACTCATCTCCGGCATCCGGCGCGGTGTGGAGCTGAGCCCGCGCGAGGAGCTCACCCCAGCCCTGTTGGCGCTGGTTCCCACCCTTCCGCCCAATGAGCAGGCCGGGGTGCTCGCTGCCCTGCGCTTCCGTCAGGCGGATGCCAGCGAGGCCTTGGGGAAAGTGAAGCTGGGCGAGGACGTCTCCCTGCGCGTGGAGGCGGTCCGCAACGCCCGCTTTGTCTCCCGGCCACTTGGCGAAGAGCTGGTCCGCTTGGGACTCGGGGACAGCGAGCCCCTGGTGCGCGACGCGGCGCTGGAGGCGGGGCTCGTGCTGGGCAGCCGTCAGGCCTGGACGCGGTGCCGCAAGCTGCTGGAGGCGGGCGGGGAGGTGCCTCGGATTGCCTTGCTCGCACTGGCGCTGGGCGGGGAGGCGGCGGACCTGGAGGCGCTTGGGGCCGCGTTGAAGGATCCGGCGTTGCGTGACGAGGCGCTCTGGGCGCTCGGTTTCAGCGGGCGGCTCACGGCGGCGGAGCTGGCCTTCGAGAACCTTCAGGCGGTGGGCGATCGGCTCGCTGCCGAGTCCTTCGCGGCCATCACCGGCCTGCCGCTCGCGGCGCCCTTCATCGAGGAGGAAGAGGAGGGGGAGGAGGACTTCGAAGAGGAGCTCCTGGAGGAAGAGGAGCAAGAGGCGCCCAAGGCCCCGGTGGCGGAGCTGCTCCCCGGGCCCGAGGTGCTCCCGGGCAAGGTCCGCGTGGACCGGGTGGATCGCTGGTGGGGCGAGGCCCGCAGGCGCTTCGAGCCCTCGGGCCGCTACCTCCGGGGCCAGCCCCTCTCGGCCGACCTCCTCCGCGCCGCGCTGGAGGGTGAGCCGCTGCGCCGCCGCTCCGTGCTGGCATGGGAACTGGCCATCCGCAGTCAGGGCTCATGCCAGATTGAATCCCGCACGTGGACGCACGTGCAGCGGGCTCAGGCCCAGAAGGCCGCGGGCCTGCGCTCGGATCTCCTCTCCCGCTCCTTTGATCGGCTCCTGAACCGCTGA